The nucleotide window TCTTCGGGCGAGGCGTTCGGCATGATCGACCTCAAAGACCCCGAGTTCGCTGCGAACGTCCACGAGGAGTTCGTTCCCCGCTGGGACGAAGCGGAGCCGCTCGAGTTCTGAGTACTCGCGTTGAAAAACAGGGGTCGGAATCAGTTCTCGCCGTTGACTTCCTCGCGCAGCGTCGCCATCTCGACGACGCGCTCGGCGTGGGCGTTGTGCTGGTGGATCGACTCGTCGTTAGATTGGGCCATCGTGATCACTGCGTCGTCCGGCAGGTGGTCGAATTCGTCGACGACGCCGTCGGCCAGTGCGCGCACGCAGTCCTCGACGAACTTCGCGTCCGCGTGAGCCTCGTAGGTCATATGGTCCTCGTCGGGTCGTTTCGCGAGATTGTATATTCGGGCGCTCATCGAGTCGCGGGCGATGTCGATAATGTCGTTCAGATCGATCTCCGGATCGCCGTTGGATTCGACGGTCAGCGTCGCGTGGCCCCGCTGGGAGTGGCCCGGCTGGGGAACCTCTTCCAGGAACTGTGCGATCGTCTCGTCTTCGACGCCGAGGTTCTGGAGCGTCTCTTTCGCGCGTGAGGTAGACATTCCCTGCGAGCACGGACAGACGGTCATTCCCGTGACTTCCGCACCGATTTCCTCGCGCGTGCCGTCTTCGGTTGCCGTCGCAGACGCGATAATATCGACCGTGTGTTGGGTCTCACGATCGCTCGCGGGCGTCTGCTCGCGGCGCATGAACTCGGCTTCCATCGACACTTGCGCTTTCGAGGTGTAATCGTGTTTCTCGAGGAGTCGCTCTGCAGCCTCTCCACAGACTTCTTCGACGCGGTAGGCTTCTTCGCGGGTCGCGTCCTCTAAGATCTCGTCGATGACCTCCATGTTGCGGCTCATGTCTGCGCCCTTACGCCAGGCGGGAAGGTCGACGAAGACCTCGAACTCGGCGGTGAGCACGATCGGTCGTTTCCCCTCACGGGCGATCTTGACGAGTTTGTCGACGCCGGTGACGCCGACCTGACTCAGACCGACGGTGACGTCGGGGGACGTCGCCTGCACGTCCGGCAGCTGGTGACTCATTGTGCGCACTCAGGGCACGACGCGATTCAACCTTTCGGAACACGACATTCTCGGGCCGATCGGTCGCCCCGGTGAGGTGAGGCCACACTATCCGGAAACGGGTACTGAACCAGCCGATGAGACGCACTGCTCATGGCAATCACTATTGCGACGGTTGATCGATCGTCTCGTTCGCGTGCGCCGCTTTAAGTCCCTCTGGTCACAAGGTAGAGCTATGACGGGATACCGTCGTTCTCGAGCATCCGCAACTGGTGAGCAACGGCCACGGTGATTCCCTTCGTTCGTTGATCGAAGCACTCGAGCAGTGATCGCCGTCGTTGACGGCATCTTTTAAGAACCTCTCGTCATAAGACAAAGCTACGACGGGAAGTCATCGTTCTAGGGACACTACACTCCAGCAGTGCGTCTGGACTTAATCGCACGTCTGGCCCGGGCTGAGTCACTCAGAACTCTCGTGGTTTGCCACTGGTCGAGCCGTCGTTTTTTTAAGTATCTCTCGCCACAAGGTAGAGCTATGACGGGAAGTCGTCGTTCTCGAGCATCCACAACTGGTGAGCGACGGCCATACACGACAGATACTTCTCGAGGAGCGGCCATCGTCGGTCCGCCTCTTCTTTAAGTACTTCTGGTCACAAGGTGAAGCTACGAAGGGCATTTGGGTCTGGTCCACCCGCTTTTGCGGACGCTATTGGTCGAGCAACAGCTATGGATTCGGTTCCGGCACGTGTTCGGGAGACGGTTGCCGAGACGCTACAGACACTCGAGTCCGAGTACGACGTCGCCATCACGTTGGCGGTCGCCCGCGGCAGCCACGCCTGGGGAGCGGCGAGTCTCGACAGTGACTACGATGTCGGCGTCGTTTTCGTGCCAACCGATCTGCGCCAGTACGCCCACCTCGAGGGCCCCACAGAGGTTATCAACCGCGAATATGATGAGATCGACGTTCAGGGCTGGGACGTTCGCACGTTTGCGAGCCTGCTGGCTGACTCCAACGAAGGTGCGATCGACACCCTTCGCAGTCCGATCCGCTATCGGACCGTGTACGATCCAGCCGACCTCGCGACCTACCTCGAGGGGACGTACAATCCGATGGACCTCTATCACACG belongs to Natronorubrum aibiense and includes:
- the mptA gene encoding GTP cyclohydrolase MptA; its protein translation is MSHQLPDVQATSPDVTVGLSQVGVTGVDKLVKIAREGKRPIVLTAEFEVFVDLPAWRKGADMSRNMEVIDEILEDATREEAYRVEEVCGEAAERLLEKHDYTSKAQVSMEAEFMRREQTPASDRETQHTVDIIASATATEDGTREEIGAEVTGMTVCPCSQGMSTSRAKETLQNLGVEDETIAQFLEEVPQPGHSQRGHATLTVESNGDPEIDLNDIIDIARDSMSARIYNLAKRPDEDHMTYEAHADAKFVEDCVRALADGVVDEFDHLPDDAVITMAQSNDESIHQHNAHAERVVEMATLREEVNGEN